The genomic segment AGTCTATATTATGGGGTTTCTAACAAACCATTCTTTAATCCCAACTTTGTCACAACCTGAATTCCAGAATTTTTTCACAACCTAAATTCTAGGTTCATGGCTGGCATTACAAGAGCGGTGCTATAAAAACACCTCACCTATGCTAAGCCTCAAACATACTTCTCATAAAACAAATTGTATAAGATTTCACATCATTTCATAAACTttccataaatatttttcaaaaccaatataatcaaataataattgataatacttattaaaatataagaatccaaactttaaataaaatagcgTAATAGTGGATCACTTTAAGACATCAAATCAAGACTAAAAGAAAAGTCTCGTGGATATATGCAAAGTGTTCCAACCAAAAATAAAGAAGCAGAAACTCTCAACAAAGTCAGTTTGCTAACAGAAGGTAAgaacctaaaaataatattaaaaataaggggtgagttcaaccaactcggtgaggaattaatatttaatacacattgtatatattataaattataatccacacacacacacacacaaacacacacacattaagCATATTAGTATATGGTAGTGGGTACATGTCAGATAACATATTACTTATGAAACCACAGAGTTCTAATAACAGACGAGGTTTGCGGTCCCAATAACTATGGAAAAATTAGTCACTATAGGTTAGTGCCTCTTCCACTAGCTAGGTATACGGGCTACTATGTGCATATAAACTAATTACTCTCTATTAGTATGGAGTTTCTGACAAGTATCCTAATatcaagaaataataaatattcatataattttgcAAGTAAATGAATgtcatatcaaatataatttaattcaaaagaatACAAGtgcaaattcaataataaatgagtacttgaaaaataaagcaacatgtataaatattcaagaaataacTAGGTGTACTcatcatataataaatatatttatattacatgcatattaaagattatctcactcataaaaaaataaaagcaaaaaaaaacaaacatagaacGGAGACCAGCTACCAAGGATTGACCGAACATTAGCAGAATCTCTACTGAAtacaaaaaatactaaaaaaaaaacttgaaacatataatataaaatatcacaATTCTAAGACTAAAGACCAAATCgtaattataaaaccaaaataaattctcCTAATCGATCTCGAACATTATTCAAATTGACCGAACCTAAAAGAATTGATCAACCTTCACTGTTTGGGCAACCAGTCGATCAAAATTGACCACTTGGTTGATCAAAATTGACCAATCGGTCAACCAAAACAATCAGTCCAACTGGTCGATCAATTCAGAAAAACCAGACGACCATTTGATTGGGATTTCAGAATCCCAATTTCCTAgtcttaaaaattacaaatcctTAAAACAATTCAACTTATTTCTCAAAAACTCATAACTTTAGTCCTTATATCAATTGTTTTAATCTAGACTAGCACcctaaaacatcaattaaatatcTTTAATCATCCAAATTCTAAAATCAAACTCAACTAATAGACTCAAGCATAAAACATCAAGATTTACCTTAGAAATTCTTATCTCTAACTTTCACTTCTTCTCCCTCATCtctcatctttttcttcttcccatcttttttttcttatggttcTCTCTCTCAAGGAaaccaatcttcttcttcttcttttttacttcatatttatatttatgaaaatatatgaaaaaaccaaaacGTCCCAAAATTATTTATACCCTTAACTACTCATCAAAGGGTGTAAATGTCTTTGCCAATCCAGTATTTTTCGCATATTACAGTAGTAGCAGCAATGACAACGTCAATATCCCGTCTTCCTCCTGTTGTGCTTTTGATTTGTCAACTTGTAGATACTAAAGAATGGGATATCCAATGGAAAAGAAATTCTGGAAGGATACAAATGAAGACTGTGCATtatacactaccagaaaattgataaatacaaacggaaataccgaggAAATATTTTCATTGGTACATTGCTGACGGATTTTACCGACGagaatattccctcggtatttacCAAGGAAATTACAgtgggaaaaaataattaaaacaaagcaaaaaaaatgatgatgtgtcagttttaccaacgaaattaccgacgaaataaaTTTTATCGATAATTCCATCAGTAAAATCGTTGGTAAATTGTCAACACTATTCATCATgttaattacaaagggaatcactgACGGAACATTTCATCTGTATTTTACAGAGAGCTCTGAAGCTATTCACTtcccaattgcactgttaattattgttctttataAACAAAATCACTGACGAATTGAAAAGTCGTTAGTGTTATTTGgtggttttctgaaaaatttaaattaaatattacagacggaatcacctacggattgaaaagtcgttagtgatatttgatggtttttgaaaatgttttattaaattcaaaatttaagttaaatattacagataCAATCACcggcaaaataatgaaaaatattaatatttaattagtcatTGGTAAAACCGTCAGTAAAACGCCTCAATAAAAAATCTAGAATCCCTAATTTCACAACAGGCccatctcctttcttcttcttcttcttctcttctctcctcaactccttctcttctcctctagGCTCCAGtatatcttcttctcctttcttattttttcttctaagtttttttttaaaattagtatactttattaatttgttttttttctcttcttagttTCACTTGTAACTacattaagataaaaaaaaattcttcttttttcatgtttttttcactatatttgttttttattttatttttaattgtttttgttcttaataattgtatgaattttgttataggattttttttttcatatgagatcaatttttaattgatttatttataggattttttaaaaaaatttcatatgaatttttttagttgaatttatttttttgtgttattgatttgttgcaaatttttttgagttgattttcttcttcttttttccaagcattttgagtattatagagtgttgattaatattaatttaattatttcatagttttgtaaaatatatttttaaataattaccgacagaattacatACGGTTTGTTTCCGagggaattaccgacggaatgaaatattttttttctgctcACCTTTTTCGTAAGTAAATCCAtcagtaataataatttttttattaccaatggaCTTATCGATggacaaaaaattaccgatgaaagattcaccAACAAAGACTTTCTGTCGGTGATTTCATCAGTAATTGTTTTACCAATAAAATAGTAGTGCAAATACTAACAGAAAATTTCATCAGTAAATCTAAAGATTGTGGTAGTGATATTCATCACATTTATCTTAGTTTAAGTTTTGCAATTGTTTAAGTAGTGCTAATTTTCATCCTAATTAGCTAAAGGGATGAATTTCCCTTAATCACTGAAATCCCCTAAAGATAcaactgaaaataaattattataactttAAAGATGGACTTTCCACCactgtggttttaaaaaatgagtTCTTTTCTCCTTCATTGTTTGGATTGTTTTTGCATGTACAAACAAATGGGTATCCATGGGAAAAATTGAATTCGGTTTACAGATACTTAGAAACCTAATTAGGTCAAGTTTGaatattcaaaatcaatacctGATCGGGTTTGAGTTGGgtttgaatattaattttagatttggaTTTGGGCATGGATAATAGAAATTGACCCATGGGCACTCATTGTCATCtctatataaattcaatattgaaagataaaaaaaaaacaaatcactatTCATATGAATAATGGTTTGTGAGAAGgggtattgaaaaaaaatcaattaaagaaatgataaaaaaaaattgaattaacctatcaaatatGCAATTCAAACATGAGAATAAGATaacaagcaaatcaaaataaattataaaatctaatacctagtaaatccaatgttgaagaatgaaattaaaaagaaacaaataaaccaCTATTCTAATGAATAGTGGTTTGTCAGGAGAGGtatagttaaaataaattatgaattttaatatatgataGATCTAATGTTGGAGGACAAAATTAAACAGTAAATAATTGTTACGAGAAATGATACAAtaaaagctatatttttaaagcccaatcaatatatatatatatatatatatatatatatatatatatatatatatatatatatatatatatatatagactcaCACTTTTATAGGCTACTAAATTCAATGACAAACTCCAAGCCCAagtataaatctattttttttacatcctaCTTATCATCTTTTTATAggcctaattaattaaaagaaaaactacagCCCACGTTAAGGATTTATCTTTGCAACAGCTCTTCTTTTCCTTGAGTTCCAAATTCCTTTTAGCCGTCGGGGAcactattattctttttattctcaCTTTCCTTCCACCAATTCTCAACCTTCTTACATAATAATTGGATGCTTTGCTGTTTATGAAGTTTTGACATTACGGTTcctttctatttgttttgaatttttttttagcattttaatatttgttttttataacaaTGACTGCATGTTTGGTAGTTAAGAAAGTTGATGATAAGAAATTCTGAAGAAGTCctctcttttctaaaaaaattcaataaaaaattcagtttgattcaaTCCAAGTTAGGTCAATATCTTTAGGTTTTTCCACGCCAAGTTAGATCAGTatcttcttttagtttttcattcAGTCCAACCTGGCTCAGGCCACAAGTTTTCAGCTTAGCTCAAGTCTCAGGTTGACTGGTAGGTTCGATTGTAAAACTATGGTGAAAACAcctcatcatttaatttttgttaataatatttaataattaatattgcaGCTTGCAAAATAGAGCACCagatcaacatatcaaaatccgTGGAAACATAGTATTAATGCTTTGGGGAATTTCATTTCCTATTGAAAAAGGAAGCTGCTTCAAAAAATAAGTCGACAAGACAGTACAAGACTTAAAAAAAGCACCATAATTCCATCCACGGGATGATGTCAATGACATGGGTTTCAAAATATGGAATAATCGATTTAAGCTTTATATCAAACACGAGAATAGGATGAGCTGAAACTCAAGGACTTGTACAACATAAAGCCCCAGTCTGCTTTCTACAAAACCAAACAATACAGCGATTGTAGCGTAGCCTATGAGATGTAGCTCAATTGGCAGATTGTGACAGGCATACTCTACTAGACAAGGACTGGAGTCACCTTGTAACCCAAAAGGAGATTACTATGATTTAATCTGAATCTGAAGAGTCATGGCTCTCACTTTGTCGCACACTCCTGGTTTGTGCACTGGATTTCGATGAATTTAGAGACGATTCACCCTCAAAAAAGATCACTTGAGCTTTAGCCAATCTCTCCTCCAAATCCTCTGTGTTAAACTCATCTGTCCCTCCCAGCTCATCAAATCCCACctgaaaaccataaaaacatgGCAGTCTAATTTTCAGAACAGTGGAAAAAAGGAGTGAATTCAGTCAACAACATGGAGCCATAAATATACAAAACACACCACATAATCATCCACTTTGGTATTCTTTATAagtgcaagagttggaagaacAACAATCTTGAGTTTTTCAGCCAAAAATGGACTTTTCTCAGCATGGATCTTCACAAAACGTGTCTCTATATGTTGCTTCGCCAGTATGCTCATGTGCTTGTCCATCACCTGCAAATGAACAGTAAGCATGAAATTTTCTCCTAAACCATCCATTTTCCCAGTTAACGTAAAGGCAATATTAATATCACTTTCTCACGCACAACATATTTCATCACAAATTGAATAGCTCGAACGTAGTAGTTATTTCGCATAGCATTCTTTCCAGTGTCGGCAACATCAAGCAACTAAGCAATGCCATTGTATTGCTATTAAAGCTTCCAGGTGCCTTATAACCCTcggaaattaaagaaaatttaaacgAGAAGAAGCTGCATAAGCATTTGAGTTAAGCACAGTAGATAATAGTTTAGGTAGTTTAGGGCCTTTAGGCATCTAGCAACCTCTAACTTCAATTGAGGACAATCTTGTTTCCAAAATTGCCCTTCAATTGATACGAAGGGCAAATCACAGCCCATGTCAAGAAACAAAGACTCCAAATTCAATATagcaaaaccctaaaaatccaccccataaaaaaaaagagcaacaaTTGTGAAATAGAACCTACAAAACTCAAAATTCCAAGCTTTTAATTTCTACAAGCACAACAAAATTCCTTAAAACAAtgaaacatcaataaaaaaagaactttcttcaatcaaataaattaaattgtagaAAAAAAGTGATGGTGATTTCTAATACTACCTTGCAAGGCCAATTATCGCGATAGAAATGGCAAACGACACGATCACTAGCTTTAACAACAGAGAAGAAATCCTTCTCTGATGGAATCTCCGTGTACTCACCATGACCTAAAGAGATCCAACGACTCCGCTTCTCTGCCATTTTCTTCATCTGTTGTAACCGTCTCTCTCTCAATGCTTCTATATCGTCGAGATCGAGACGGTCTAAGGCTGCGATCTCTTCATCGATCTTGTCTTCCACTGCCTTGGCTACAGTAAGCACTTGCTTCTCTATAATATCTTGAAGGTTAGGGTTTGCCATTGTTGGATATCGGAAGCTCTCACTCGCGCTtggacaaatttaaaaaatggaaaactTGAAATTGATAAGCGGAGAGAGGAGATTTTAAATCCCAAGGTGATGGAGAAAGGCTAAATGCGTGCAAGCGATGCCGTTTTGATTTTGTGAGGCTTGGGTCGAATTCTTGTAGGTGAAGTCCATTTAAGAAGTCGAGAGCCCATACAAATAAAATAGCGCAGCTTTTAGGATATTGGGCATGGGCTGAAAGTTACTTATTTCTCTCATTGGTCATCACTACCGATCTGTCGGGCCCAGTGTTTTAGCCAATTGGCAATCAACAAATCAACCTAGTAATCTGCCACGTAGCCACAATCCACTCACATGGTTTTAGTATATT from the Populus nigra chromosome 1, ddPopNigr1.1, whole genome shotgun sequence genome contains:
- the LOC133700316 gene encoding thioredoxin domain-containing protein 9 homolog, giving the protein MANPNLQDIIEKQVLTVAKAVEDKIDEEIAALDRLDLDDIEALRERRLQQMKKMAEKRSRWISLGHGEYTEIPSEKDFFSVVKASDRVVCHFYRDNWPCKVMDKHMSILAKQHIETRFVKIHAEKSPFLAEKLKIVVLPTLALIKNTKVDDYVVGFDELGGTDEFNTEDLEERLAKAQVIFFEGESSLNSSKSSAQTRSVRQSESHDSSDSD